From the genome of Mastacembelus armatus chromosome 21, fMasArm1.2, whole genome shotgun sequence:
CACTAGGCCCCATTTTACTTCATAACCACTACCTATACTTTGGTATTTTACGCACATTTAGTAGACAATTCTGTACTTTGGAGGGATTTTAAATGCAGTTCATTTATTCTTAACAGcatattttatgttgttatatAGTGGTACTTTTGTTCAAGTACATGATCTGAATAGTTCTTCCACCACTGTTCAAGCCACACTCACAGTCTTGATGATGTGAGTTAGGCTAAAGAAGTCTGTTTTCCGAACTTTAACATTGATTATTTACTCATATTATTTAACGCTTTAGACAACTAATTCATATTTCGAGGGACTTTAATGGCAAGTAGAAGTATTATTACAGTATTAGCAACCATACATGTCCTAATTAAGCAGAATATATACATTCCATTcaatataacaaaaaatgttaatggTACAATAGCATATAAGCAACAATTTAATGGTGCATGTAAAGTTGGCAATGTAGACTAACAACTGtaactgtcaaataaatgtagtgaagtTTATGTTTCACTAGAGTAAAAGTATGAAGCACCATAAAATGCAGGCACAATTTTATTGCCAAAGTTTAATATACTGCTTTTCATGTGAGATTAAATCAAATTGTCCACAATATATTCTTTCACTGCTACATCACTAATGGCAAGTAAAGTAAACACAGAATGATTCGGTATTCAGAACTGTAGTATTCAGAACTGTAGCTGGAAGCTACACTTGAAACACTTGATCCAGTGTTATCACTGTGCTATATACCTCGTCTTTCTTCatacccatccatccacacaCTCGCTGAATTCATATAGACATAAGTGCACTCAATGAGCTTGAACAACTGGGCCTCAACTCATtcaatatatttactgtaccaGCTGGATGAATCActcaaacaagacaaaaaaaaaaacaaccaaaaaacaaaagaaagaaaattgtgCAATCTGAGGTATTTTATCAGTATTTGCAATCAAAGAAGAAACGAGAAATTActgtcaaaacagcagcagctatatgactttaatgtttcatttgcaGGGAGCAAAGCTGGGATGTTGAGTGAATATGAGATAAAATGCATATAAAGAAGCAGTGAACCCCATTTAACCAGATAAAAGCAAACCCTCTTTCATCCTCTTGTAAAGCCTCGCTGATTGGACCGACAACTGTCAGGCAGAAGAATCgacagttatgttttatttctcaacTCTCTGCTTTGAGGCTGGTCTTTATGGGCTGGCACTCTGCTGGCATTAGAGAGCTCTCGCTGCCCACAGTGCAGCTGCCGTCAGCTCTACAAACATGTAAAAGCAGCCAGTGTGACGGGGAGGGCCGTGAGCGCTGAATGCTGATCATCTCATTCACAGTCAAGCCACACTCAAGCCACACTGGCACGTTGGTTTCATCACCTGTACTATTTaccaacattttgtttttaacataatATACCCCTCTCTTGCTGATCAAGATACATTCTGTTCCAATTtctcaggttaaaaaaaaaaacaatagccTATTCTACCAATAGCAGACCAACAAAAGTTCAGGGAAAGACTGattattttgttctgtgtgactgtgattaATGTCATGTCACCATATATTGTCTTTGAGAGAGGCGTTAAAATCTGCAAGGTGTTGCACTTTGAAAATAATACTTTATATAATgcacagcagctggaaaaaaaaaaaaaagtagtactGCATGCATACATGGTCCTTAGAGAAGCTTCCACTGGTATTAAattaaaggaaatgaaatacATTGTATTCTTTGTTCACTTGGGTTTTCAGCATTGTATATCCTCTGGAAATCATTATGCTCGATTCTAAGTTTAATGTGGAGGTGTGACATGCAACCATGATCGGTTCTTCTACAAATACATCTCTGGCGTGTTTTAAAAGACAGTAGCTTTGATGAcattcttgatttttttttgctgtgaatgtgaaaactaaacaaaagcagcacagtCTATGGCAGCttcttttgattgttgttttcCCCCTTTCTGCCTCAGTTTACTGTCTTATTCAACAAATGGTGAAAGAACCaaggcaaaaatgaaatgagagaaaagaatatAGTATATAAAGAGCATTGAAAGATTTAAGACACCAAAGGGCACTCCAAGGCAGAGCTGCTGTGAGAGTCACAGACTTGGCAGTTTTGATAAAGGAGCAGCAGAGCACTCGGATCACACTGAAGctgagaaacagacagatgcaGGAGACATATTAGTGGTGagacaggagagggagagacgTGGGATGTGTGAGAGTCAAAGGGAAAATGTTTAAACTAGTCTGTGAGGAGTCTCCATCAGCtgttcactctctctctctctgggatCAAAGCCTCACCAGCGGGCCACTTGGCTTGTGTAGTCCTCGGTGGTGCTGGGGAAGTCACCATCAGTCCCTTTCTCCagtcctcctccccctctcccgCCTCTGTTGGCGGGCCCTCTGTGCTTGGGGGCCCACGGCCTGCCCTGCTCCCTTTGCTCCCTCAGCCAGCGCCTCTCCTCGCGTCTCTTCAGGCGCTCCTCCTGGTGCTCCCTTTGGCGGCTGAACTGGAAGCGCTGCAGGAACAGGTCCTTCGCGTACTCGTACAGCTGCACGTCCAAGAAGTTCAGCTCCTCGATGCGCCTGCGCACAGGCTCGCTCAGGTCCACGTTGGCGGCTCGCGTGCTGTTGATCTGCGTGAAGGCGGCGATGAAGCGCAGGCTGAACGTCCGCTCAAACAGGTACTGCGTCTTGCGCTGAAACTCGGTCAGGCCGTAGAAAGCCATGTTCTTCAGGTTGCTCATGGCGCTGCTCAGAAGGATGTGGTTCCGCTGGCTCTCGTTCATGGAGGACAGGTTGTAGCAGCCCACCAGGCTCAGGTCGGCCAGCATCCGAACCTGACGGTTGTTGGCCAGGTTGGACGGGCAGTCCATGAACTCTGTCAGGGTGACTCCGGACCAGTCGTCCCCGCTGTAGCAGGTGGGCAGCTCGTCCTGGGTGGGCGAGCGGCCGTCACACATGTGGAGGGCGGTTTTCCACGTGGCTCCGCGCTGGACGTGCTTCCACTCACTCAGGTAGCGGGAGACCGGGTCGCGCAGCATGGTGATGTAGTAGAAGTTCCTgcagccaaaacaaacacagttagGGAGCTGTGAGCACATCATCGCCGCACAGGGCTGCCCCGAGTTGTACTGACAGATGgtgacttttgtttgtgtgtgaaactTCAAGGTTGAATGCTAATTGGCAAACGGAAAGTCTCATTAATGAGATTATTAGAGTCTA
Proteins encoded in this window:
- the hs6st3b gene encoding heparan-sulfate 6-O-sulfotransferase 3-B; the encoded protein is MMDDRSSKLILVPILAVLFVMIGYQYICPAGSNSCHFKTGDKLRGVSLLSTPYQDSDDFYRDQDLEDDSPPKLPSKFNFTERDLDRHVEFNIKGDDVIVFLHIQKTGGTTFGRHLVRNIRLEQPCDCKPGQKKCTCHRPGKEESWLFSRFSTGWSCGLHADWTELTNCVPVIMDKKEAQRNKRNFYYITMLRDPVSRYLSEWKHVQRGATWKTALHMCDGRSPTQDELPTCYSGDDWSGVTLTEFMDCPSNLANNRQVRMLADLSLVGCYNLSSMNESQRNHILLSSAMSNLKNMAFYGLTEFQRKTQYLFERTFSLRFIAAFTQINSTRAANVDLSEPVRRRIEELNFLDVQLYEYAKDLFLQRFQFSRQREHQEERLKRREERRWLREQREQGRPWAPKHRGPANRGGRGGGGLEKGTDGDFPSTTEDYTSQVARW